The Pseudomonas multiresinivorans DNA window GGACGCTCATAAACGCCCGCGCACGGTTACAAAGCAACCCGGCCGAAGCTTGAAGCCAATGTTGCGATCTCGCCGCAACCCGTTGGGCTACGGCGAGGCTGGAACACCTCAGTTCTCGTATCGCAGGGTGATGGCGAAGTTGCGCGGCTCGCCGTAGTAATTGCCCAAGTTCGAGTTATAGATCGAGGCGTAGTATTTCTTGTCGAACACGTTGTCGAGATTCAGTTGCGCACTCAGGTTGCGGCTGATCTGGTAGTTGGCGTTCAGACCGACTAGGTTGTAAGCGCCTTGCTCCACGTTGCCCAGGTAGACCTTGCTCTGATGGTAGAGGTCGCCGCCCACGCGCCAGTCGCTCAACTCTCCGGGAAGACGATAGCTGCTCGCCAGTTTGAACAACCGCTGGGGGGCGGTTTCAGTTGCATAATCAGTGCCCTTGCGGGCACCAGCTACATATTCGGGGTGGCTGTAGGTGTAGCCCACTACCGCATTCCAACCCTTGAGAATCTCGCCAGACACCTCAGCCTCGAAACCGCGATTGCGTACCTTGCCGCCTTCCTCATAGCAGGTTGAGGTACGCCCCGGCCCGCAAATACGTGCTGCGCCAGTAACCGCCTGGGGCATATGGCTTTGGTCGACCTGGAAAACCGCCAGCGAGGTATTGAGCAGCCCGTTGTAGAACTCGTTCTTAAGGCCTATTTCGTAGTTATTTCCAGTGATCGGGTCGAGCAGCTTGTTGTCAATGTCGTAGTTGTTTTGAACCTGATAGATCTCGGTGTAGCTGGCATAAACCGAGGCGCTGTCAGTCAGGTCATAGACCACACCGGCGTAGGGAATGACTTTTCCGTCTTCCTTGAAGCGGTCCTCATAGTCGGCAGAGGCGTAGTCGACCCAGCTGAAGCGGCTGCCAAGGATCACATGCAGGTCGTCGGTGGGGTTCAACCGGGTGGCGGCATACACTCCCTTGTCCTTGCGCACGTTACGGTACTGGATGCGCTCATAGCCATAGGTGGGCGAGGCCACTTGCGAAGGGGCGAAATCAAGAATCTCGACCACGCTTGGGTTGTTGTTGTAGCGCGATTCGTTGATGAAGCGATCCTTGCGTGCGTTAGCGCCGAATACCAGTTCGTGGCGTTGGCCAAGCAGGTAGAACGCGCCGTTCAGCGCCGCATCGAGGCTGATTTGCTCGTCGTCGTATTTGGTGTCGTTGGTGAACAGGCGGAACTGGTCATTACCAATGTTGTTGCCGTAGAGCCCAAGGAAATCTGCATTTGACCAGGTCAGGTTGGTATTGACCGTCAGCTTCCAGTCATCGTTGAAGGCATGCTTGATGTCTGCGAATACGGTGCGATTTATTTTGTTCAGGTGGGCCCAGCTCGGCGCAAAGGAGCTGGAGCGCGACAGTGGATAGAAGCTGCCATTGAGTTGCGTGGGAAGACCGCCCCAGTCATAGCCACCGTGATAATCCTTTTGCAGCACGGTACCCAGACTTACGGTAGTGGCTTCGCTCAAGTCGGCTTCACCAATGGCGTAAAAGAGCTGGTTCTCTTTGTCAGCGCGATCTACAAAACTGTTGCCGGCGTTGTACAGCAGCACTGCTCTGGCGCGCAGTGTTCCCTGTTCGTTCAACGGCCCGCCCACGTCGATCTGGCTGTGGTAGTTGTCCCAGGAGCCAGCGCCGATTTCGGCTTTGAACTTGTAGGTGTCCGTTGGGCGCTTACGCACCAGGTTGATGGCTGCCGAGGGGTTGCCAGCCCCCTGCATCAGACCGTTTGCGCCGCGAACGAACTCTACACGGTCGTAGATTGCCATGTTGTTCACCGAGGTCACATCCATCGAGTAACTCTCGGAAATACTCGTTGGCACGCCGTCGTATTGCAGGTCGTTTACCTGGAATCCACGAGAAAAGTAACGCGAGCGCTCGGTGCCAAAGTCCTTGGCTGTGCTGATGCCGGTGGCAGCCCTGGCAACGTCCTCCAGAGACTGCATATTCTGATCGTCCATTTGCTGGCGCGTGACGACGCTGACCGACTGTGGCGTTTCCCGCAGCGAGAGGTTCAGCTTCGTCGCGGTGCTGGAGCTGCCGGTGGTGTAGGAGCCGGTGCCTTCGGTCACCGACCCCGGGGACAACCCCGAGATAGTCAGAGGTTCCATTTCCAGGGCACCTTCGGCGGCGGGAATGGGCTGGATCAGCCAATTGCCGCCGGCGCTCCTTCGAGCTGCCAGCCCACTGCCGCTCAGCAGCTGATCCAGGCCACTCTGTACGTCGAATTCTCCATGCAGCGCTGGCGCCTGCTTGCCCTGGGTCAGTGATGGATCGAAAGGCAGCGTGATCCCGGCAGCCTGGGCAAACCCGTTCAGAGAATCCTCCAGCGCGCCGGCGTGTAGGTCGTAGCGATGAGTCCCGTTTTGATCAGCGTGCACGCCGATGCTGGCC harbors:
- a CDS encoding TonB-dependent siderophore receptor yields the protein MPSLSSPSRALRRTTLALTLRGILLSSTAVVSLASIGVHADQNGTHRYDLHAGALEDSLNGFAQAAGITLPFDPSLTQGKQAPALHGEFDVQSGLDQLLSGSGLAARRSAGGNWLIQPIPAAEGALEMEPLTISGLSPGSVTEGTGSYTTGSSSTATKLNLSLRETPQSVSVVTRQQMDDQNMQSLEDVARAATGISTAKDFGTERSRYFSRGFQVNDLQYDGVPTSISESYSMDVTSVNNMAIYDRVEFVRGANGLMQGAGNPSAAINLVRKRPTDTYKFKAEIGAGSWDNYHSQIDVGGPLNEQGTLRARAVLLYNAGNSFVDRADKENQLFYAIGEADLSEATTVSLGTVLQKDYHGGYDWGGLPTQLNGSFYPLSRSSSFAPSWAHLNKINRTVFADIKHAFNDDWKLTVNTNLTWSNADFLGLYGNNIGNDQFRLFTNDTKYDDEQISLDAALNGAFYLLGQRHELVFGANARKDRFINESRYNNNPSVVEILDFAPSQVASPTYGYERIQYRNVRKDKGVYAATRLNPTDDLHVILGSRFSWVDYASADYEDRFKEDGKVIPYAGVVYDLTDSASVYASYTEIYQVQNNYDIDNKLLDPITGNNYEIGLKNEFYNGLLNTSLAVFQVDQSHMPQAVTGAARICGPGRTSTCYEEGGKVRNRGFEAEVSGEILKGWNAVVGYTYSHPEYVAGARKGTDYATETAPQRLFKLASSYRLPGELSDWRVGGDLYHQSKVYLGNVEQGAYNLVGLNANYQISRNLSAQLNLDNVFDKKYYASIYNSNLGNYYGEPRNFAITLRYEN